In Deltaproteobacteria bacterium, a single window of DNA contains:
- a CDS encoding Ig-like domain-containing protein, with translation MNRSIPVTAVTIILVAMAVFPVFFPSESLASQGLDALSGHWAFSEGSGATAYDSSPNGFNGTISGAAWTRDFLGRPDQALYFDSNSSVTVPFQAGMNTEGPFSVCAWVNPDDVTPGEMRVIASRSQGAGQFSWALIQDGSSVRFRLSPDGTWDGSQFDGEAVHDYALSPGKWTQITAVWNGIYLSIYINGEILFNPTPYIRQPFLGSAPITIGVGSGHFLGSIDEVRIYSSALSREEIREAAGLTSVIRGKLTRADQSPVSFGWVTASPRQETGFWMWAASDIAGDYTLYVAPGCYSVTAGVVVNEDLVTPAPVCLYAVSEASGGSLVDFIYADNGHAVRGRISAEGLGIPAITVVYDNDAGQRMTAISDANGDYTLTNLPPGKGTVKVYLFAGPFGMDSRPVDLVGDVAGFDFALAPGATVSGVVLSPDGQPVAGAAVSYHTKGLDIDRAVETGTDGSFFLPCLPPGLGDITVIPGEDTLLCASAERLVSLGPGQNLNMGSITLLRGAVVAGLVKDEFGGNLSCLEVGADGLDFSAWSRACDGMYRLVLPLGTHFISAEADDNWSGFGSCTIAVTVTAMDLAENLLVNAPDLTVHFGEVSGSVAVTVPANPAWVTPPEGGLYVLAIAQGLLTTPVEAEDIARLKTAREGEINSQPGAAMLAPLCPATYDIYLVWNVQTPDRPDQITVLDKALGIVVEGGSETPVALDLPGADVTQATGTVYDDNGNPILGATVFVTDSSGALAGYAVTDTSGNYTLHGLAASAQGVSYTVTARRPGGGQAQKAFLAVSGGITEIPSLDLPYYDVMNLTVRKNFHVETTRDHFDGADNPNLPVQPRGEVWLGRPTGGQDQIQLPDVDWMAGRPVENVFAQHLYMPMYGGPQNDALPPGYVEMPNSPTSRYKWTDLPSLAADGDEMGVLAVSSNAVATAMPFAVTRTFDGPAQAAPYQRWVTVEVAVNDTGISRLNIDIFDRDTPIAVADFNAQGGLMEGGVPVDSEQYNAVAGFFRRIVDNPVPGQVYVYRKLLDISPQNANGAVEYVPETRVRALRPGDAVQADVSGNTITLTDPTGIGVMAITPENGIDWATSEVNSQTVHELVQTIFVSDPAAARPQAIDTVPMAGMENAPVGSNVSITFNKSMNTASVGLLLLDQWGNVVHDSLRGIIGGTIEWGSYVLSDDTFTFTPNVAFKPGTAYRASWFGRDAAGYEPAGETADRAWTFTTARGAESVKPFVVSHLPGNGATGVSVTGARKGDGRWIGAWFSEAMKPSSLAGNVTLELLDGPGGLVVQNIPLAAEGFGHRVSVLPEADLAGNSWYRVTLGSIRDMSGNAPASIFTWEFQTGAPYAGAPAFMVPISGATDVDPANPAIILYPSRDIDPASMVPGSIEIRDSDSVDVTGFFDIEYRRPDHGLSLVKKPQMNFARLEPGETYTISVTPQVKDLSGTAAQPEEFSFTTAAGFANKTPQFERLTTGGGPWPDLTKTPSGYFIGLDALATDRDLAWPGETFEVAGNISEIPFTFNLTTESAYLGPGDFLAAYRTPANSPAAIEAGDYNLGVTITDSANNAAYFQRGVRVFDQVPALLDPANDGITGWPPKLTFNGVPGAAAYIVEVFSSSDLGRLIGSFPLADDGRGGSYSLTLPEGLSWESMAGWWRVVALGGLDALDPWGRAVSEVRRFVKDTTAPFLASSDPADGSGAVGTFPLVRLTVSDADSDIRTDSIAVWLDNVAVPGATLTIDATDPKNVAVSFTPSLTVGTAHSVRIYCMDGASNPIAGDDTINFTVRENATFEVPNQYATITGALLDATGGDTILVHPGTYHETLELGERHSGIRLVGENPETTILEGNANLAVVTLFGTDNFILKGFTIINGGVAGVELSAHSQGTTGNVISGCRITENIGDGVLITANEANVLENNLIFWNGVSGVYAYDQNTGDAGFPQPVISFNTITDNNYDGVNLANSSAKVYYNILAVNGRYGVNRLNGSPALGRNIVWGNDDGEYFGIAMGTGDIAFDPMFVDRDNGDYRPGPTSPAKDALDPAPIADEPLYVGIDIRAVNRPVGGRFDIGCYELRDSLTAPVPKVAAPLYYAMEGRPFCLEFTASWETAVDPLDFSLLGTVPDGLTFNQPVFGASPAIVNWTPGSGVVGTSTSLVPKVVAGNATAEGQAFTITVVPALSLSPMSGTAFLYGATPQPIDFNITGGTPPYSVALASGAGTVANLTGLVDGKTNGAFTLVPVGPTGDGVDPALIRITDSTPAAPEAFSLVSGPFEVVLLNTSPVYTMPVENPAVDNSFNIGSGDLLGWSFFVPAGAAPAPFDITAARVLLGWPYLFENSTLKALVEPSGMAFAQNVLVGVPVSGLVGGGAVLNNLVALTYDSVKSRWVGLPITGRDSTPGSERLTFSTPHFSLFTVAEPSTFTKTLAAGSTVADYRMVCFPAHAASSENLTGILSDPANLGTYDDRMWRLFGVDNALLAGGNPNEYYVEGDAADFSERFPLEAGRAFWAISRATKTVSVPGLAVSPDPFYLRLIPGWNMIGNPFPREMNWSAVERSLDGQTFVAPTDAYGADPLSGEPLYDYDPPNALDGDNGYVVTNIMKANTGYFVFNPQKQDVIIRISVPAFGELVGANEKDTFLASAARLLSRGVGTAFASTLNRTPPSPPGIGGANTGSPDAIGEAGSVASGGACFVETVAKNSSGACWLLSLAILAAIAGMGIYSSWIKGRM, from the coding sequence ATGAATCGATCCATTCCGGTCACCGCAGTCACGATCATCCTGGTGGCGATGGCTGTTTTCCCGGTGTTTTTTCCGTCCGAGAGCCTTGCCTCCCAGGGCCTCGACGCCCTATCGGGCCATTGGGCCTTCAGCGAGGGCAGCGGAGCCACGGCCTATGATTCTTCGCCCAACGGCTTTAACGGGACCATATCTGGCGCGGCCTGGACAAGGGATTTCCTCGGCAGGCCCGATCAGGCCCTCTATTTCGATTCCAATTCCTCCGTGACTGTGCCCTTTCAGGCAGGAATGAACACGGAAGGGCCGTTTTCGGTGTGCGCCTGGGTCAATCCTGATGACGTCACCCCCGGCGAGATGCGGGTGATAGCCTCCCGCAGCCAGGGCGCGGGCCAGTTTTCCTGGGCCCTCATCCAGGACGGCTCATCGGTGAGGTTCCGGCTTTCCCCGGACGGAACCTGGGACGGAAGCCAGTTCGACGGCGAGGCGGTGCACGATTACGCGCTTTCCCCCGGCAAGTGGACCCAGATCACTGCGGTGTGGAACGGCATCTATCTGTCCATCTACATAAACGGCGAAATCCTGTTCAACCCCACCCCCTATATCCGCCAGCCCTTTCTCGGCTCGGCCCCCATCACCATAGGCGTCGGCTCCGGGCATTTTCTGGGCTCCATCGATGAGGTGAGGATTTATTCGTCGGCCCTGTCCCGTGAGGAAATCAGGGAAGCGGCGGGCCTTACGTCGGTCATTCGCGGAAAGCTCACCAGGGCCGACCAGAGCCCTGTTTCCTTCGGGTGGGTCACCGCCAGCCCGCGCCAGGAAACCGGCTTCTGGATGTGGGCCGCAAGCGATATCGCGGGCGACTACACCTTGTACGTGGCTCCCGGCTGCTACAGCGTTACCGCCGGTGTTGTGGTGAACGAAGACCTCGTAACCCCCGCGCCCGTCTGCCTTTACGCCGTTTCCGAGGCTTCGGGCGGGTCCCTGGTTGATTTCATTTACGCCGACAACGGACACGCCGTAAGGGGAAGGATCTCCGCCGAAGGCCTGGGCATCCCGGCCATCACCGTTGTTTACGACAATGACGCGGGCCAGAGGATGACCGCCATAAGCGATGCCAACGGCGATTACACCCTCACCAACCTGCCGCCGGGGAAGGGAACCGTAAAGGTCTATCTTTTTGCCGGGCCCTTTGGGATGGATTCAAGGCCCGTGGACCTTGTGGGAGATGTCGCGGGCTTCGATTTCGCCCTTGCCCCCGGAGCCACGGTATCGGGAGTGGTGCTTTCGCCGGACGGCCAGCCGGTGGCGGGCGCTGCGGTTTCGTATCATACCAAGGGGCTGGACATTGACCGGGCTGTGGAAACCGGAACGGATGGCAGCTTCTTCCTGCCCTGCCTGCCGCCCGGACTTGGCGACATAACGGTGATACCCGGCGAGGACACCCTTTTGTGCGCCTCTGCCGAACGCCTTGTGAGCCTCGGGCCGGGCCAGAACCTCAACATGGGGTCGATCACCCTTCTTAGGGGGGCCGTCGTCGCCGGGCTTGTGAAGGATGAATTCGGAGGAAACCTTTCGTGCCTGGAAGTGGGCGCGGACGGACTCGATTTTTCCGCCTGGTCCAGGGCCTGCGACGGCATGTACCGGCTGGTGCTGCCCCTTGGCACTCACTTCATCTCGGCAGAGGCTGACGACAACTGGAGCGGCTTCGGCTCCTGCACAATAGCGGTTACTGTAACCGCCATGGATCTGGCAGAAAACCTGTTGGTAAACGCCCCCGACCTCACGGTCCATTTCGGGGAGGTTTCGGGAAGCGTAGCCGTGACCGTGCCTGCCAACCCGGCCTGGGTCACGCCCCCAGAGGGCGGGCTCTACGTTCTGGCCATTGCCCAGGGCCTTCTCACGACCCCGGTGGAAGCCGAGGACATTGCCCGGCTGAAAACCGCCAGGGAAGGGGAGATAAACAGCCAGCCGGGCGCGGCCATGCTGGCCCCCCTGTGCCCGGCAACCTACGACATCTACCTTGTCTGGAACGTCCAGACTCCCGACAGGCCGGATCAGATCACGGTCCTCGACAAGGCCCTGGGGATCGTGGTGGAAGGCGGAAGCGAGACACCGGTGGCGCTTGACCTGCCAGGCGCGGATGTGACCCAGGCCACGGGAACCGTTTATGACGACAATGGCAACCCCATATTGGGAGCCACCGTCTTTGTCACGGATTCGAGCGGCGCGCTGGCCGGTTACGCCGTCACGGACACGTCCGGCAATTACACCCTCCACGGCCTTGCCGCCTCGGCGCAAGGCGTTTCCTATACGGTGACGGCAAGGCGTCCGGGCGGCGGGCAGGCTCAAAAAGCCTTCCTGGCCGTGTCAGGGGGGATCACGGAAATTCCTTCCCTGGACCTTCCCTATTACGACGTGATGAACCTCACGGTAAGAAAGAATTTCCACGTCGAAACAACCCGCGACCATTTTGACGGGGCCGATAACCCGAACCTGCCCGTACAGCCGCGCGGCGAGGTGTGGTTGGGAAGGCCAACGGGCGGCCAGGACCAGATTCAGCTTCCGGACGTTGACTGGATGGCCGGGCGTCCGGTGGAGAACGTTTTCGCCCAGCACCTTTACATGCCCATGTACGGCGGGCCCCAGAACGACGCCCTGCCGCCCGGTTACGTCGAAATGCCCAACTCCCCCACCAGCCGCTACAAGTGGACGGACCTGCCGAGCCTTGCCGCAGACGGTGACGAAATGGGCGTGCTGGCCGTAAGTTCCAACGCCGTGGCCACCGCCATGCCCTTTGCCGTGACCCGCACCTTTGACGGGCCTGCCCAGGCGGCTCCCTACCAGCGCTGGGTGACGGTCGAGGTCGCGGTGAACGACACCGGCATAAGCCGCCTCAACATCGATATCTTCGACAGGGATACGCCCATAGCCGTGGCGGACTTCAACGCCCAGGGCGGATTGATGGAAGGCGGGGTTCCCGTGGATTCCGAGCAATACAACGCCGTCGCGGGCTTTTTCAGAAGAATCGTGGACAACCCCGTGCCGGGCCAGGTTTATGTCTACAGGAAACTTTTGGACATAAGCCCCCAGAACGCCAACGGCGCGGTGGAGTACGTTCCCGAAACCAGGGTGCGCGCTCTTCGCCCCGGAGATGCGGTCCAGGCCGATGTTTCGGGCAACACGATAACGCTCACCGATCCCACCGGCATCGGCGTTATGGCCATAACGCCCGAAAACGGGATCGACTGGGCAACGTCTGAGGTAAACAGCCAGACGGTTCACGAGCTTGTCCAGACCATTTTCGTGAGCGATCCGGCTGCGGCCCGGCCACAGGCCATAGATACGGTCCCCATGGCCGGCATGGAAAACGCGCCGGTGGGAAGCAACGTCTCCATCACCTTCAATAAGTCCATGAATACCGCCTCAGTCGGCCTGCTCCTCTTAGACCAGTGGGGCAACGTGGTGCACGACTCCCTGCGCGGCATCATAGGCGGAACCATAGAGTGGGGCTCCTACGTCCTTTCGGACGACACCTTCACATTCACGCCCAACGTGGCATTCAAACCCGGAACGGCCTACAGGGCCTCTTGGTTCGGGCGGGATGCCGCCGGTTACGAGCCTGCGGGCGAGACAGCCGACCGTGCGTGGACCTTCACCACGGCCAGGGGCGCGGAGAGCGTGAAGCCCTTCGTGGTGTCGCACCTTCCGGGAAACGGGGCCACCGGGGTTTCCGTCACCGGGGCCAGGAAGGGCGACGGGCGCTGGATAGGGGCCTGGTTCAGCGAGGCGATGAAGCCTTCGAGCCTTGCCGGAAACGTCACACTTGAGCTCTTGGACGGGCCGGGGGGGCTTGTCGTCCAGAATATCCCTCTTGCGGCTGAGGGCTTCGGCCACCGGGTGTCGGTGCTGCCGGAAGCCGACCTTGCCGGAAATTCCTGGTACAGGGTGACCCTTGGAAGCATCAGGGACATGTCCGGAAACGCGCCGGCCTCGATCTTTACCTGGGAATTCCAGACCGGAGCCCCGTATGCAGGCGCTCCGGCCTTCATGGTTCCCATAAGCGGGGCCACGGACGTCGACCCGGCGAACCCGGCCATAATCCTTTATCCCTCCCGCGACATTGACCCGGCAAGCATGGTTCCGGGCTCCATCGAGATCAGGGATTCGGACAGCGTCGATGTCACGGGCTTTTTCGACATCGAATATCGCAGGCCCGACCACGGCCTTTCGCTGGTGAAGAAGCCGCAGATGAACTTCGCAAGGCTTGAGCCAGGCGAAACCTACACCATAAGCGTCACCCCCCAGGTGAAGGACCTTTCGGGCACTGCAGCCCAGCCTGAGGAATTTTCGTTCACCACGGCGGCGGGCTTCGCCAACAAGACGCCGCAGTTCGAGCGGCTGACCACCGGCGGCGGGCCGTGGCCGGATTTGACCAAGACGCCTTCCGGCTACTTCATCGGCCTTGACGCCCTGGCGACGGACCGCGATCTTGCATGGCCGGGCGAAACCTTTGAGGTGGCGGGCAATATTTCCGAAATCCCCTTTACCTTTAACCTCACCACCGAATCGGCCTATCTCGGCCCCGGCGACTTTCTGGCCGCCTACCGCACCCCCGCAAACAGCCCCGCAGCCATCGAGGCGGGTGACTACAACCTTGGCGTCACCATAACCGACTCGGCCAACAACGCGGCTTATTTCCAAAGGGGAGTCAGGGTCTTCGACCAGGTCCCGGCCCTTCTGGACCCGGCAAACGACGGCATAACGGGCTGGCCGCCCAAGCTCACGTTCAACGGAGTGCCGGGGGCGGCGGCCTATATAGTTGAGGTCTTCTCCTCGTCCGACTTAGGCCGCCTCATAGGCTCCTTCCCGCTGGCCGATGACGGAAGGGGAGGAAGCTACAGCCTTACCCTTCCCGAAGGCCTTTCGTGGGAAAGCATGGCCGGTTGGTGGCGGGTGGTGGCCCTGGGCGGCCTGGACGCCCTGGACCCCTGGGGACGGGCGGTTTCCGAAGTCCGCCGTTTCGTGAAGGACACCACCGCGCCCTTCCTGGCGTCCTCCGACCCTGCCGACGGCAGCGGCGCCGTGGGAACCTTTCCCCTTGTCCGGCTCACGGTTTCGGACGCTGATTCCGACATAAGGACCGACTCCATCGCGGTCTGGCTGGACAACGTGGCGGTTCCGGGCGCAACGCTGACGATTGACGCGACAGACCCCAAAAACGTCGCGGTGTCCTTCACCCCCTCCCTGACCGTGGGCACGGCCCACTCTGTGCGGATTTACTGCATGGACGGGGCTTCAAACCCCATAGCCGGGGACGACACCATAAACTTCACCGTGAGGGAAAACGCCACCTTCGAGGTGCCCAATCAATACGCCACCATAACCGGGGCGCTTCTGGACGCGACGGGCGGCGACACCATCCTGGTGCATCCGGGAACCTATCATGAGACCCTGGAGCTTGGCGAGAGGCACTCCGGCATCAGGCTCGTGGGCGAGAACCCTGAAACCACGATTTTGGAGGGCAACGCCAACCTGGCCGTTGTCACCCTTTTCGGCACGGACAACTTCATCCTGAAGGGCTTCACCATAATAAACGGCGGGGTGGCGGGCGTCGAGCTTTCCGCCCACTCCCAGGGAACCACAGGCAACGTCATTTCCGGCTGCCGCATAACGGAAAACATCGGCGACGGCGTGCTCATCACCGCCAACGAAGCCAACGTGCTGGAAAACAACCTCATTTTTTGGAACGGGGTTTCCGGCGTCTACGCCTACGACCAGAACACCGGGGACGCCGGTTTTCCCCAGCCGGTTATTTCCTTCAACACCATAACGGACAACAACTACGACGGCGTGAACCTGGCCAACTCCAGCGCCAAGGTCTATTACAACATACTGGCCGTCAACGGGCGTTACGGCGTCAACAGGCTTAACGGCTCCCCGGCCCTTGGGCGCAACATCGTGTGGGGCAACGACGACGGCGAATATTTCGGCATAGCCATGGGAACGGGCGACATCGCGTTCGACCCGATGTTCGTTGACCGCGACAACGGCGACTACCGGCCCGGCCCCACCTCTCCGGCCAAGGACGCCCTTGATCCGGCCCCCATCGCCGACGAGCCTCTCTACGTGGGCATCGACATAAGGGCAGTGAACCGTCCGGTGGGCGGGCGTTTCGACATAGGCTGCTATGAGCTCAGGGACTCTCTCACGGCTCCTGTGCCCAAGGTGGCGGCTCCCCTCTATTACGCCATGGAGGGCCGGCCCTTCTGCCTGGAATTTACCGCGTCCTGGGAAACGGCGGTGGATCCGCTGGATTTTTCACTCCTGGGAACGGTCCCCGACGGACTTACCTTCAACCAGCCGGTTTTCGGCGCATCACCGGCCATAGTCAACTGGACGCCGGGCAGCGGCGTTGTCGGAACATCCACTTCCCTGGTTCCCAAGGTGGTTGCCGGAAACGCCACCGCCGAAGGCCAGGCCTTCACCATAACCGTGGTCCCGGCCCTGTCGCTTTCGCCCATGAGCGGCACGGCCTTCCTGTACGGCGCGACTCCCCAGCCGATTGATTTCAACATCACGGGTGGAACCCCGCCCTACAGCGTGGCCCTGGCCAGCGGGGCCGGGACAGTGGCTAACCTCACGGGACTTGTTGACGGAAAGACCAACGGGGCCTTCACCTTGGTGCCCGTCGGACCCACCGGCGACGGCGTGGATCCGGCCCTCATAAGGATCACGGATTCGACCCCGGCGGCTCCTGAGGCTTTCAGCTTGGTGTCAGGGCCTTTTGAGGTGGTGCTCTTGAACACCTCGCCCGTCTACACCATGCCGGTGGAAAACCCGGCGGTGGACAACAGCTTCAACATCGGGTCGGGCGACCTTCTGGGATGGAGCTTTTTCGTGCCTGCGGGCGCGGCCCCGGCCCCCTTCGACATTACGGCGGCCAGGGTGCTTCTCGGCTGGCCCTATCTTTTCGAGAACTCCACCTTAAAGGCCCTTGTGGAGCCTTCGGGCATGGCCTTTGCCCAAAACGTGCTGGTGGGCGTTCCCGTGTCCGGGCTGGTGGGCGGGGGAGCGGTTCTGAACAATCTGGTGGCTCTTACCTATGATTCCGTAAAGAGCCGCTGGGTGGGCCTGCCCATAACGGGCAGGGATTCCACTCCCGGAAGCGAGCGCCTTACCTTCTCCACTCCGCATTTCTCGCTTTTCACGGTGGCGGAACCAAGCACCTTCACAAAAACCTTGGCCGCAGGAAGCACGGTGGCCGACTACCGCATGGTGTGCTTCCCGGCCCACGCGGCTTCATCCGAAAACCTGACCGGGATTCTGTCCGACCCGGCCAACCTTGGAACCTACGACGACCGCATGTGGCGGCTCTTCGGCGTGGACAACGCCCTTCTCGCCGGGGGCAACCCCAACGAGTATTACGTGGAAGGCGACGCAGCGGATTTCAGCGAGCGCTTCCCCCTTGAGGCCGGGCGGGCCTTCTGGGCCATAAGCCGCGCAACGAAAACCGTATCGGTGCCGGGCCTCGCCGTTTCGCCCGACCCGTTCTACTTAAGGCTCATACCCGGCTGGAACATGATCGGAAACCCCTTCCCCAGGGAAATGAACTGGAGCGCGGTGGAGCGTTCCCTGGACGGCCAGACCTTTGTTGCTCCCACCGACGCCTACGGAGCCGATCCACTTTCGGGCGAGCCCCTCTACGACTATGACCCGCCCAACGCCCTGGACGGCGACAACGGGTACGTGGTCACCAATATCATGAAGGCCAACACCGGCTACTTCGTGTTCAACCCGCAGAAGCAGGACGTCATCATAAGGATTTCCGTTCCGGCCTTCGGGGAGCTGGTGGGGGCCAATGAAAAGGACACCTTCCTGGCAAGCGCGGCAAGGCTGCTTTCAAGGGGAGTCGGTACGGCCTTTGCATCGACCCTTAACCGCACCCCGCCCTCGCCTCCGGGCATCGGCGGCGCGAACACCGGAAGCCCGGACGCCATAGGCGAGGCCGGGAGCGTGGCATCGGGCGGGGCCTGCTTCGTGGAGACGGTGGCCAAAAATTCGTCCGGGGCCTGCTGGCTCCTGTCTCTGGCCATACTGGCGGCCATAGCTGGAATGGGGATATATAGCTCCTGGATCAAGGGCCGGATGTAA
- a CDS encoding FecR domain-containing protein yields the protein MKTARIGVVLLFALVFAFLAENAAAAEKTLGKISRIEGSAIIERDGRKLPASQGMELFPKDVVKTGRRARLRITLADNSVVTVEERSHLDLSKYSFDPDKKERTAYFSMLSGKVRIFANRLVGYRERSFDIKTPTAICGVRGTVFMVWVVNNTVTVVSCFDSQVQVSNVYNPDQYVVLNPGLKTQILAGEAPTVPVLMTEEELEEFRAQGFTVEATTTEGSTTEASTTEASTTEATTTEATTTTSSTSTTTTTTSSTTSSTTTTTTTTTTTTTTTTTEPTTTTEPTTTTEPTTTTEPTSTTTTTTTTTTTTEPTTTTEPTSTTEPTTTTEPTSTTAPTSTTAPTSTTEPTTTTTTTTTTTTTTTTTTTTTTTTTTSTSTTTTSTTTFPPLPGPPGLPGLPG from the coding sequence ATGAAGACCGCAAGAATCGGGGTCGTGTTGCTGTTCGCGCTGGTTTTCGCGTTTTTGGCGGAAAATGCCGCAGCGGCAGAGAAAACCCTTGGGAAAATAAGCAGGATCGAAGGAAGCGCCATCATCGAGCGGGACGGGCGGAAACTCCCGGCCTCCCAGGGGATGGAGCTTTTCCCCAAGGACGTGGTGAAGACCGGCAGAAGGGCGCGCCTAAGGATCACCCTTGCCGACAACAGCGTGGTCACGGTGGAGGAGCGGAGCCACCTGGACCTTTCCAAATACTCCTTCGACCCCGACAAGAAGGAGCGCACGGCCTATTTCTCGATGCTTTCCGGCAAGGTGCGGATCTTCGCCAACCGCCTTGTGGGCTATCGGGAAAGAAGTTTCGACATCAAGACCCCCACGGCCATCTGCGGCGTGCGCGGAACCGTGTTCATGGTCTGGGTCGTCAACAACACCGTAACCGTGGTGTCCTGTTTCGATTCCCAGGTCCAGGTGTCGAACGTTTATAACCCCGATCAGTACGTGGTCTTGAATCCAGGCCTGAAAACCCAGATACTGGCCGGCGAGGCTCCCACCGTCCCGGTGCTCATGACCGAGGAGGAACTGGAGGAGTTCCGCGCCCAGGGCTTCACGGTGGAAGCCACCACAACGGAGGGGTCAACCACCGAGGCTTCAACAACCGAGGCTTCCACCACCGAGGCCACCACCACCGAGGCAACCACCACCACGTCCTCCACCAGCACGACAACCACCACGACGTCGTCCACAACGAGTTCCACGACAACCACCACCACAACGACGACGACAACCACCACGACCACCACAACCGAGCCGACGACGACCACGGAGCCGACCACCACAACCGAGCCGACGACGACCACGGAGCCGACAAGCACCACAACCACAACGACCACCACCACAACGACCACGGAGCCGACCACCACCACGGAGCCGACGTCCACAACGGAGCCGACCACCACCACGGAGCCGACGTCCACAACGGCGCCCACAAGCACCACGGCCCCGACATCAACGACGGAGCCGACCACGACGACGACGACTACCACCACCACCACGACCACCACCACAACGACGACGACGACAACCACAACGACAACCACCAGCACCAGCACCACGACAACCAGCACCACGACGTTCCCGCCTTTGCCGGGGCCGCCGGGGCTGCCGGGGTTGCCGGGGTAA
- a CDS encoding tetratricopeptide repeat protein: MKSMVTGSSKRALFAALFLVASLLVFNANLAFASMETLVDGVEAFEEQKYGEAEAFFQKALAEEPDNSEILYYLALVYSKTGRSDKAVETLSDLLSKHPEEYRKAYFDIAAIHSAQNRHQKALDVLKEAMAAKPDDARPYLEAAVVAKNMGDTDQALMYAKKAGEIDPAAKGSSESLIASIYFEQEDYEAAEALLTQIAAQNAQSPLGESARASLKAVALARKSKRPWFANTSFTIGYDDNVINKPLDPQAGIYPEDKDDWFETLTATAGFTAYNKKGVRSGFGLSMNVLGYHDMPQNNILAYNPFLFFESHKAKTHLRLRYDFNYYLTGGESQSIHDYGWLLTFDSSDDRLSTHRIMPALAIEEPHGLMTDVALAWMAKDYFGVTADADAAQFFLTQTWRPDQNKSLTFRASYSYYMEDSEQKENSYNYHQIGLGAFTGLAMGFGLDASYAFTRTAYDDNPMIWTGSRKDGSHRLTLAVNRRFFDFVDASLSYTYNQNGSNVINLATGGDDYEYRKNMLSLTLSAAF, translated from the coding sequence AGTACGGCGAGGCCGAGGCCTTTTTCCAGAAGGCCCTGGCCGAGGAACCGGACAATTCCGAAATCCTTTATTACCTCGCCCTTGTTTACTCCAAAACAGGCCGTTCGGACAAGGCCGTGGAGACCCTGTCCGATCTTCTTTCGAAACATCCCGAAGAATACCGCAAGGCATATTTCGACATTGCCGCCATCCATTCGGCCCAGAACCGGCACCAAAAGGCCCTGGACGTGCTTAAAGAGGCAATGGCGGCGAAGCCCGACGATGCCCGGCCCTACCTGGAGGCCGCCGTTGTGGCCAAGAACATGGGCGACACCGACCAGGCCCTGATGTACGCCAAAAAGGCCGGGGAGATCGATCCGGCTGCCAAGGGCTCTTCCGAAAGCCTCATCGCCTCCATTTATTTCGAGCAGGAGGACTACGAGGCCGCAGAGGCCCTGCTCACCCAGATAGCGGCCCAGAACGCCCAGTCGCCCCTTGGCGAGAGCGCCAGGGCCTCGCTGAAGGCCGTGGCCCTGGCCAGGAAGTCCAAGAGGCCCTGGTTCGCCAATACCAGCTTCACCATAGGCTACGACGATAACGTGATCAACAAGCCCCTGGACCCCCAGGCGGGTATTTATCCCGAAGACAAGGACGACTGGTTCGAGACCCTCACCGCAACGGCCGGATTCACCGCGTACAACAAAAAGGGCGTTCGGAGCGGGTTTGGCCTTTCGATGAACGTTTTGGGCTACCACGACATGCCCCAGAACAACATTCTCGCCTACAACCCGTTCCTGTTTTTCGAGTCGCACAAGGCGAAGACCCACCTTCGCCTTCGCTACGATTTCAACTATTATTTAACGGGCGGCGAAAGCCAGTCCATCCACGACTACGGATGGCTCTTAACCTTCGACAGCTCCGACGACCGCCTGTCCACCCACAGGATAATGCCGGCGCTGGCCATCGAGGAGCCCCACGGCCTCATGACCGATGTTGCCCTGGCCTGGATGGCCAAGGACTATTTCGGCGTAACCGCCGACGCCGACGCGGCCCAGTTCTTCCTCACCCAGACCTGGCGGCCCGATCAGAACAAGTCCCTCACCTTCCGGGCGTCTTACTCCTACTATATGGAGGATTCCGAACAGAAGGAAAATTCCTATAATTATCATCAGATCGGCCTGGGGGCCTTCACCGGGCTTGCCATGGGTTTCGGCCTGGACGCATCCTACGCCTTTACGCGCACGGCTTACGACGACAACCCCATGATCTGGACAGGCTCCCGGAAGGACGGCTCGCATCGACTGACCCTGGCCGTCAATCGCAGGTTTTTCGATTTTGTCGACGCCAGCCTTTCATACACATATAACCAGAACGGCAGCAACGTGATCAACCTTGCAACCGGCGGCGACGATTACGAGTACCGCAAGAACATGCTGAGCCTCACCCTGTCGGCTGCTTTTTAA